The Fibrobacter sp. genomic interval TTTTTGGAATTTTGAAAAATTTTGCGAAAAAAAGACAAAAAACACCCTTGACAACGGAAAAAAGGGAACGCTTTTGCACGGCCCACAAAAAAAGACCCCCTTGCGGAGGTCTCGAGAGGCAACGATCAGACTCGAACTGATGAATAAGGCTTTTGCAGAGCCGCCCCTTACCAACTTGGGTACGTCGCCAATGTGAGGCCTAATATAGGTAATGAAACCCCTTTTTCCAAGGGCAAAGGGCTAAAAAAACTAATTTTTAGGCCATGTTTGACGGATTCAAGGCGAAAATGGGCTCTTTTTTGGTGAGCCTCTGGCTAAGGAGTCTCAGGGTTCGCCTGGAGACCCCCGAGGAGTTCGGTCCGGGCATTCTTGGAACTTGGCACAGGGATCTGCTTGCCAGCTGCGCCGCTTTCAAGGACATGGGGGTCCACGCTTTTGTTTCCCAGTCCAAGGATGGGGATTTCTTTAGCGCTACCGCCAAACGACTAGGGTATGTTGTCACAAGGGGGTCTGACAGCCACGGGGCCCTCAACGTGCGTCACCTGCTGGAATCTTTAAAGTCGGGACAGTTTGCAGGCATGGCTCTGGACGGCCCGCACGGCCCAGCAGGGATTGTAAAGCCTGGATCCCTTTGGCTGTCAAGGAAATCGGGACGGCCGTTGTGGGAAATCCAGGTGCAGTACGGCCGGCATTTCACCTTGCATACTTGGGACAGGTTTATAATTCCCTTGCCTATGTCAACAATTGTCGTGAGAATTA includes:
- a CDS encoding DUF374 domain-containing protein, which produces MFDGFKAKMGSFLVSLWLRSLRVRLETPEEFGPGILGTWHRDLLASCAAFKDMGVHAFVSQSKDGDFFSATAKRLGYVVTRGSDSHGALNVRHLLESLKSGQFAGMALDGPHGPAGIVKPGSLWLSRKSGRPLWEIQVQYGRHFTLHTWDRFIIPLPMSTIVVRIKYFCHKQEENVP